GACCGTCGCACCGGCACGTCCCGGCGGCCCGGTCGACCGCGCCCGTGCTGGGGCCTGCCGGGCCGGTGTTCCCGGCCACATCTCGCCCGCAGGTGTGGAAGGCGGCGATGCGCGGGAAAGCCGGTCGGTCGGTGGCTAGATTGGCCGCTGACGACGACGCACACCAGGAGGATCGCCGATGGCGACCAGCGCCAGCACCGCGCCCGCGAAGGCCTCGGGCACCTACCGCATCGGCGGGGACGTCCAGGTCGACCGCCTCGGCTACGGGGCCATGCAGATCACCGGCCCGGGGGTCTGGGGCGACCCGAAGGTCCCGGCCGAGGCGGTGCGGGTGCTGCGCCGGGCGTACGAGCTCGGGGTCACCTTCATCGACACCGCCGACTCGTACGGCCCGTTCGTCTCCGAGCTGCTGATCCGGCAGGCGCTGCACCCGTACGCCGACGACCTGGTCATCGCGACCAAGGCCGGCCTGACCCGTTCCGGGCCGGGCGACTGGCGGCCGGTGGGCCGCCCGGAGTACCTGCGCCAGCAGTGCGAGCTGAGCCTGCGGCACCTGGGCCTGGAGGCTATCCCGCTGTACCAGCTGCACCGGATCGACCCGAAGGTGCCGCTGGCCGACCAGCTCGGCGAGCTGGCCCTGCTCAAGCAGGAGGGCAAGATCCGCCACATCGGCCTGTCCGAGGTGACCGTGGAGCAGATCGAGGCGGCCCGGCAGATCACCCCGATCGTGTCGGTGCAGAACCTCTACAACCTGGCCGACCGCAGCGCCGAGGACGTCGTCGAGTACTGCGAGCGCGACGACCTGGCCTTCATCCCGTGGTTCCCGATCGCCACCGGCAACCTGGCCCGGCCGGGCGGCCCGCTGGACGCGATCTCCACCGAGCACGGCGCGACGCCCGCGCAGCTCGCGCTGGCCTGGCTGTTGCGCCGGTCGCCGGTCATGCTTCCCATCCCGGGTACGTCGTCGGTGGCGCACCTGGAGGAGAACGTGGCCGCCGCCGAGGTCCAGCTCACCGACGCCGAGTACGAAGCCCTCGCCCAAGCCGCCTGACCCCTCCCCCCGCCCCGCCCTCCTCCCCCGCCCAACCCGCCACCTCGCGCACTTACAGAGAAAGAGTGGCCATCCACGCCGGAATAGCCACTCTTTCTCTGTAAGTGCAGGGTGGAGGGGTGGGTGGGTGTCAGAGGGCGAAGCAGTTGGGCCAGATGGGGCGGTCGGTGAGGACCTGGCGGACGACGGTGTAGGTGGTGCCGTCGAGGACCAGGCCGAGGTGGCCGACGACCCGCAGCGGGCACCAGCCCTGGATCAGCACGTTGGTGGCGCCGTCGGCGAGGGAGGCGTTGCCGACCGGCCGGACCAGCTCGTCCTGCCAGGTACGCACGGTCGTCCAGCGCAGCGCGCCCGGGGTGTCGTCGCCGCCGTTGAGGTTGGCGAGGAAGTCCGAGCCGATCGACATCTGCTGGCAGGCGACGATGCCGGCGCAACTGCCCAGCCCGACGACGTTGAGGATGTTGGCGACGTAGGTGCCCTGCTGCGGGCTGCCCAGGCTGACGTAGCGGCCGACGGCGTCCGCGCCGCCGAGGAACTTGACGTACCAGCGGGAGACGAGGCCACCCTCGGAGTGGGCGACGATGTCCACCTTGGCCGCTCCGGTGCTGGCGCGGACCTGGTCGACGTAGCTCCTGAACGCCTTGGCGGACTCCCGGATGTCGCCGAAGCCCAGGCCGGGGAGCTGGTAGATGGAGACCCGGAAGCCGTCGGCGCGCAGCCGGGCGGCGATCGGCTCGTACGCGATGGAGACGCCGATCAGACCCCCGACGACGATGACGGGGTTGGCGTTGGCGGCGACGGTGAACGCCTCGCCGGCGACCGATGCCGGCGCGCTCCCGTCCGGGGCGGGCGCCGGTGCGGCGACGGTGCCCGGCGCTGCGGCGGCCCGGTCGGCGGCGCCGGCCTGAGCGGCGGCGGTCCGGTCGGCGGTGTCGCTCTGTCCGGTGGTGGCGGCCGGGGCGGCGGTGGACCGGTCGGGGGCCGCCTGGACGGCGGTGGCGGGGACGAGGAGCACGGCGAGGGCGGCGGTGGCCGCGAGGATCGTTCGGAGCAGCATGGCTGCACCTCCGGTGGGAGGTTCCCGGGAGCCGGGGACGGGTGGGTGGGGGATCCGATCGATCGTGGGATCGATGATGCGTGGCCGATTTCACACCCGTCAATGAAAAGTTACGCGCTGGTAACGTGAAGTCGCTCCAGGGGCACAAACCGTCCTATCGGACGGCGGCGGTCAACTGCCGGGCCACGGGAGTCGGAAGACGGCACCGTCGGCTGCGCGACGCAACGCTCCGCACCCACCACGCCCATCGATACGGTCGCCCCACACCCCGCGACCGGACGGGGACCGGCAGGGGAGGAAACCATGCAGCCAGGTACGGACACCGCCGTCGTCCTGCACACCTTCGACGAGTGCGACCGCAAGGCAGATCGGCTGCGACGCGGCTACGTGGACCTGGCCACGAACGTGATCGAGGACGGCAAGCTCGGCGAGCGGACGCACGACGAGGACGTGAAGCTGACGGCCGCCGACCTCCAACTCGGCGCGCAGGAACTGCTGGACACCATCGACGGTCAGCTGACACTGCTGTCGGGGCCGGTCGCCCCCACCGGGCTACCGACCGACATCCAGGGCCGTTACCAGCAGATGCGCACGGACATGGCCGCCGTCCTCAAGTACGCCGCGACCGTCCTGGCCAGCCGCACCGGCTGACCGCGCTCAGCTGTCCAGCGGTTGCAGCAACGACGCCTGCAGACCGGCGGAGCCACGTGCACCCGGACGTGTGGCTCGGCGCAGGCGGCCAGCACGGAGCGGAGCTTTTCGCGCATGGTGGCGGGGCCGCCGACCGGCCGCCGCAGTGCTCAGTTGCCCAGGGCCTGGACCTTCGCGATCGTCTCCTGGACGTGCTGCCGGGCCGGCTCACTGCCCTGGGCGGCCTGCTCCAACGCCTGCCGGTAGGAGTCGATCACGCCGATCAGCTGGCCGGCGGCCACGCCCTCCAGCGCGCCGGCCACCAGCGCCCGCGCCTCGGCGGCGTCCTGCGCGGCGGCGGCCGTCTTCGCCTTCGCCTCGTCCAGCTTCTGCACCGCCGCTGCCAGCCTCGCGATGATCTGCGCCGCGCTCACGTGCCCCCCCGGATCGACTCACAATCGGCCGGGTCACCGCACCGGCAGCGACCACAAGGGAGCCTACGAGATCCGCGCACCCACCGCGACCAGGCGCTGACGCGAGCCGCCGTGACCGGCTCAGCGCAGGGCGCGGACCACGAGCAGGCTGGCGCAGTAGGCGATGGGCACCAGGGCGACGCAGATGACGAAGCCGAGCGGGACGAAGCGCGGCGGGTCCACGGTGGCCAGGGCGGGACGGCCCCAGCGCCCGAGGATGAACCAGCCGGCGGCGAACGACAGCACCGGCAGCCCGGCGCAGACCCACGCGCCCAGGGTGAAGCCGCTGACCAGCCCGACCCCCGATGCCACCACCAGCACCAGCATGAGCAGCACCCCGACGGCGGCGCAGGCGACGTAGACAGCGACCGCCCGGGCCGCCGGTGACCAGGTGGGCAGCAGCTCGGGGCGCTGCCCGAGCGCCTCGACGTGCCGGGTGTGCCCGTCGGCCTCGTCGGCCAGCCGGCGGGCCTCCTCCAGCGCCGCCGCCGGATCGCTGTCGGCGACGGCCGAAACGGGTGTCGGGGACCCGGCTAGGGCCGGGCCGGGAGTCGGGGACCCGGCGACGGCCGGGACGGGAGTCGGGGACCCGGCGACGGCCGGGACGGGAGTCGGGGACCCGGCGACACCGGCCGGCGCGGCGGACGCCGGACCGGCGGGAGCGACGCCGATCGCCTGGCCCAACTGCTCCAGCCGCTGCTCCTGCACCATCAGCCGCTGGCCGAGCTGGTCGATTCCGGCG
This genomic interval from Micromonospora coxensis contains the following:
- a CDS encoding aldo/keto reductase: MATSASTAPAKASGTYRIGGDVQVDRLGYGAMQITGPGVWGDPKVPAEAVRVLRRAYELGVTFIDTADSYGPFVSELLIRQALHPYADDLVIATKAGLTRSGPGDWRPVGRPEYLRQQCELSLRHLGLEAIPLYQLHRIDPKVPLADQLGELALLKQEGKIRHIGLSEVTVEQIEAARQITPIVSVQNLYNLADRSAEDVVEYCERDDLAFIPWFPIATGNLARPGGPLDAISTEHGATPAQLALAWLLRRSPVMLPIPGTSSVAHLEENVAAAEVQLTDAEYEALAQAA
- a CDS encoding lipase family alpha/beta hydrolase, whose product is MLLRTILAATAALAVLLVPATAVQAAPDRSTAAPAATTGQSDTADRTAAAQAGAADRAAAAPGTVAAPAPAPDGSAPASVAGEAFTVAANANPVIVVGGLIGVSIAYEPIAARLRADGFRVSIYQLPGLGFGDIRESAKAFRSYVDQVRASTGAAKVDIVAHSEGGLVSRWYVKFLGGADAVGRYVSLGSPQQGTYVANILNVVGLGSCAGIVACQQMSIGSDFLANLNGGDDTPGALRWTTVRTWQDELVRPVGNASLADGATNVLIQGWCPLRVVGHLGLVLDGTTYTVVRQVLTDRPIWPNCFAL
- a CDS encoding DUF6244 family protein, yielding MSAAQIIARLAAAVQKLDEAKAKTAAAAQDAAEARALVAGALEGVAAGQLIGVIDSYRQALEQAAQGSEPARQHVQETIAKVQALGN